In a single window of the Solea senegalensis isolate Sse05_10M linkage group LG1, IFAPA_SoseM_1, whole genome shotgun sequence genome:
- the LOC122768401 gene encoding serine/threonine-protein kinase tousled-like 1-B isoform X1: MSVQSNSGSGGGSLEATPSWSQLSSSPTISQHITATAKGKEGPMEELHSLDPRRQELLEARFTGAGSGNTVGSTGSTSGGAKGLANESSNHSYGSLGSSSDKESENSDLKRGSSPAYSTPEKKHSESSRGRKRKADTYSESSQGKTSTRGPKISDYFDFQGGNGSSPVRGLPSARRSPQSSHSAPGLIIRQNSSSPTSLCFGEHNPKASCSKFVQTELTGLKLAALESNKSLDLEKKEGRIDDLLRANCDLRRQIDEQQKLLEKYKERLNKCITMSKKLLIEKSTQEKQSCREKSMQDRLRLGHFTTVRHGASYTEQWTDGYAFQNLIKQQEGINQQREDIERQRKLLAKRKPPNPASPSLTMASTSEPKQRKTKVVNGNDSDPFLKPSLPQLLTLAEYHEQEEIFKLRLGHLKKEEAEIQAELERLERVRNLHIRELKRINNEDSSAFKDHPTLNERYLLLHLLGRGGFSEVYKAFDLFEQRYAAVKIHQLNKNWREEKKENYHKHACREYRIHKQLDHPRIVKLYDYFSLDTDTFCTVLEFCEGNDLDFYLKQNKLMSEKEARSIVMQIVSALRYLNEIKPPIIHYDLKPGNILLVDGTACGEIKITDFGLSKIMDDDNYGVDGMDLTSQGAGTYWYLPPECFVVGKEPPKISNKVDVWSVGVIFFQCLYGRKPFGHNQSQQDILQENTILKATEVQFPAKPQASTEAKAFIRRCLAYRKEDRFDVHQLCSDSYLLPHMRRSNSSGSLQSSASSLSSY, encoded by the exons ATGAGTGTCCAAAGTAACAGTGGAAGTGGTGGTGGAAGTTTGGAGGCGACGCCATCTTGGTCGCAGCTCTCCTCGTCCCCAACGATTTCTCAACATATAACGGCGACCGCGAAGGGCAAAGAAG GCCCCATGGAGGAGCTACATAGCCTGGACCCCAGgagacaggagctgctggaggccAGATTCACGGGAGCTGGCAGTGGCAACACAGTCGGCAGCACTGGGAGCACCAGTGGAGGTGCTAAG GGTCTGGCCAATGAGTCCTCCAACCACAGCTACGGCAGCCTGGGCTCATCCAGCGATAAGGAGTcagag AACTCTGATTTGAAAAGAGGGAGCTCTCCTGCCTACTCA ACTCCTGAGAAGAAGCACTCTGAATCAtccagagggaggaagaggaaagctGACACCTACTCAGAGAGTAGTCAAG GGAAGACCTCCACGCGTGGGCCCAAGATTAGCGACTATTTTGAT TTCCAGGGGGGAAACGGTTCCAGTCCAGTCAGAGGACTCCCATCAGCTCGTCGTTCTCCACAGAGCTCCCACTCTGCTCCGGGCTTAATA ATTCGGCAGAATAGCTCCTCTCCCACAAGTCTGTGCTTTGGAGAACATAATCCTAAAGCGTCCTGCAGCAAGTTTGTCCAG ACGGAGTTAACAGGGCTAAAACTTGCTGCTCTGGAAAGCAACAAGAGTCTGGACCTGGAGAAGAAAGAGGGGCGAATAGATGATCTGCTCAGG GCGAACTGTGACCTGCGCAGACAGATTGATGAACAGCAAAAACTCTTGGAGAAATACAAGGAAAGGCTCAACAAATGCATCACTATGAGCAAGAAGCTGCTCATAGAaaag AGCACTCAGGAGAAACAGTCGTGTCGTGAGAAGAGCATGCAGGACCGCCTCCGCCTCGGTCACTTCACCACCGTCAGACATGGAGCGTCCTACACAGAGCAGTGGACCGATGGATATGCATTCCAGAACCTCATCAA GCAGCAGGAGGGTATCAACCAGCAGAGGGAGGacatagagagacagaggaagctGCTGGCCAAGAGGAAGCCTCCAAACCCCGCGTCTCCCTCCCTGACAATGGCGTCCACCTCTGAACCCAAGCAACGCAAAACCAAGGTGGTCAATGGCAATGATTCAGACCCCTTCCTCAAGCCTTCCCTGCCTCAGCT ACTGACCCTCGCTGAGTACCATGAGCAGGAAGAGATCTTCAAACTCCGTCTTGGACACTTGAAGAAG GAGGAAGCGGAGATTCAAGCGGAGCTGGAGCGGTTGGAGCGCGTGAGGAACCTCCATATCAGAGAGCTGAAGAGGATCAATAACGAGGACAGCTCGGC GTTTAAAGACCATCCCACTCTGAATGAGAGGTACCTGCTGCTGCACTTGCTGGGCAGGGGCGGCTTCAGTGAAGTCTATAAG GCTTTTGACCTATTTGAGCAGCGTTATGCAGCTGTTAAAATCCACCAACTCAACAAGAactggagggaggagaaaaaggagaacTATCACAA GCATGCATGCAGGGAGTACCGGATACACAAGCAGCTGGACCATCCCAGAATAGTGAAACTGTATGACTACTTCTCTCTGGACACTGACAC CTTCTGTACGGTGCTGGAGTTCTGTGAAGGAAATGACCTGGACTTCTACCTGAAACAGAACAAGCTGATGTCGGAGAAGGAAGCGCGCTCCATCGTCATGCAGATTGTTAGCGCTCTACGCTACCTTAACGAGATCAAACCCCCCATCATTCACTACGACCTCAAACCCG GTAACATCTTGTTAGTGGATGGCACGGCATGTGGAGAGATCAAAATCACAGACTTTGGCCTGTCAAAGATCATGGACGATGATAATTACGGTGTGGATGGAATGGACCTCACGTCACAGGGGGCTGGCACTTACTg GTATCTCCCTCCTGAGTGTTTTGTGGTGGGGAAGGAGCCGCCTAAAATTTCCAACAAGGTGGATGTCTGGTCTGTGGGAGTGATCTTCTTCCAGTGCCTCTATGGACGCAAG CCGTTTGGTCACAACCAGTCTCAACAAGACATTCTCCAGGAAAACACCATCCTCAAAGCAACGGAGGTTCAGTTTCCTGCTAAACCACAGGCCAGCACAGAGGCCAAG GCGTTCATCCGGCGCTGTCTCGCCTACCGCAAGGAGGACAGGTTCGACGTTCACCAGCTGTGCTCGGACTCCTACCTCCTCCCGCATATGAGACGTTCAAACTCCTCCGGCTCCCTGCAGTCGTCCGCCTCCTCTCTGTCGTCCTACTGA
- the LOC122768401 gene encoding serine/threonine-protein kinase tousled-like 1-B isoform X2, with protein MSVQSNSGSGGGSLEATPSWSQLSSSPTISQHITATAKGKEGPMEELHSLDPRRQELLEARFTGAGSGNTVGSTGSTSGGAKGLANESSNHSYGSLGSSSDKESENSDLKRGSSPAYSTPEKKHSESSRGRKRKADTYSESSQGKTSTRGPKISDYFDGGNGSSPVRGLPSARRSPQSSHSAPGLIIRQNSSSPTSLCFGEHNPKASCSKFVQTELTGLKLAALESNKSLDLEKKEGRIDDLLRANCDLRRQIDEQQKLLEKYKERLNKCITMSKKLLIEKSTQEKQSCREKSMQDRLRLGHFTTVRHGASYTEQWTDGYAFQNLIKQQEGINQQREDIERQRKLLAKRKPPNPASPSLTMASTSEPKQRKTKVVNGNDSDPFLKPSLPQLLTLAEYHEQEEIFKLRLGHLKKEEAEIQAELERLERVRNLHIRELKRINNEDSSAFKDHPTLNERYLLLHLLGRGGFSEVYKAFDLFEQRYAAVKIHQLNKNWREEKKENYHKHACREYRIHKQLDHPRIVKLYDYFSLDTDTFCTVLEFCEGNDLDFYLKQNKLMSEKEARSIVMQIVSALRYLNEIKPPIIHYDLKPGNILLVDGTACGEIKITDFGLSKIMDDDNYGVDGMDLTSQGAGTYWYLPPECFVVGKEPPKISNKVDVWSVGVIFFQCLYGRKPFGHNQSQQDILQENTILKATEVQFPAKPQASTEAKAFIRRCLAYRKEDRFDVHQLCSDSYLLPHMRRSNSSGSLQSSASSLSSY; from the exons ATGAGTGTCCAAAGTAACAGTGGAAGTGGTGGTGGAAGTTTGGAGGCGACGCCATCTTGGTCGCAGCTCTCCTCGTCCCCAACGATTTCTCAACATATAACGGCGACCGCGAAGGGCAAAGAAG GCCCCATGGAGGAGCTACATAGCCTGGACCCCAGgagacaggagctgctggaggccAGATTCACGGGAGCTGGCAGTGGCAACACAGTCGGCAGCACTGGGAGCACCAGTGGAGGTGCTAAG GGTCTGGCCAATGAGTCCTCCAACCACAGCTACGGCAGCCTGGGCTCATCCAGCGATAAGGAGTcagag AACTCTGATTTGAAAAGAGGGAGCTCTCCTGCCTACTCA ACTCCTGAGAAGAAGCACTCTGAATCAtccagagggaggaagaggaaagctGACACCTACTCAGAGAGTAGTCAAG GGAAGACCTCCACGCGTGGGCCCAAGATTAGCGACTATTTTGAT GGGGGAAACGGTTCCAGTCCAGTCAGAGGACTCCCATCAGCTCGTCGTTCTCCACAGAGCTCCCACTCTGCTCCGGGCTTAATA ATTCGGCAGAATAGCTCCTCTCCCACAAGTCTGTGCTTTGGAGAACATAATCCTAAAGCGTCCTGCAGCAAGTTTGTCCAG ACGGAGTTAACAGGGCTAAAACTTGCTGCTCTGGAAAGCAACAAGAGTCTGGACCTGGAGAAGAAAGAGGGGCGAATAGATGATCTGCTCAGG GCGAACTGTGACCTGCGCAGACAGATTGATGAACAGCAAAAACTCTTGGAGAAATACAAGGAAAGGCTCAACAAATGCATCACTATGAGCAAGAAGCTGCTCATAGAaaag AGCACTCAGGAGAAACAGTCGTGTCGTGAGAAGAGCATGCAGGACCGCCTCCGCCTCGGTCACTTCACCACCGTCAGACATGGAGCGTCCTACACAGAGCAGTGGACCGATGGATATGCATTCCAGAACCTCATCAA GCAGCAGGAGGGTATCAACCAGCAGAGGGAGGacatagagagacagaggaagctGCTGGCCAAGAGGAAGCCTCCAAACCCCGCGTCTCCCTCCCTGACAATGGCGTCCACCTCTGAACCCAAGCAACGCAAAACCAAGGTGGTCAATGGCAATGATTCAGACCCCTTCCTCAAGCCTTCCCTGCCTCAGCT ACTGACCCTCGCTGAGTACCATGAGCAGGAAGAGATCTTCAAACTCCGTCTTGGACACTTGAAGAAG GAGGAAGCGGAGATTCAAGCGGAGCTGGAGCGGTTGGAGCGCGTGAGGAACCTCCATATCAGAGAGCTGAAGAGGATCAATAACGAGGACAGCTCGGC GTTTAAAGACCATCCCACTCTGAATGAGAGGTACCTGCTGCTGCACTTGCTGGGCAGGGGCGGCTTCAGTGAAGTCTATAAG GCTTTTGACCTATTTGAGCAGCGTTATGCAGCTGTTAAAATCCACCAACTCAACAAGAactggagggaggagaaaaaggagaacTATCACAA GCATGCATGCAGGGAGTACCGGATACACAAGCAGCTGGACCATCCCAGAATAGTGAAACTGTATGACTACTTCTCTCTGGACACTGACAC CTTCTGTACGGTGCTGGAGTTCTGTGAAGGAAATGACCTGGACTTCTACCTGAAACAGAACAAGCTGATGTCGGAGAAGGAAGCGCGCTCCATCGTCATGCAGATTGTTAGCGCTCTACGCTACCTTAACGAGATCAAACCCCCCATCATTCACTACGACCTCAAACCCG GTAACATCTTGTTAGTGGATGGCACGGCATGTGGAGAGATCAAAATCACAGACTTTGGCCTGTCAAAGATCATGGACGATGATAATTACGGTGTGGATGGAATGGACCTCACGTCACAGGGGGCTGGCACTTACTg GTATCTCCCTCCTGAGTGTTTTGTGGTGGGGAAGGAGCCGCCTAAAATTTCCAACAAGGTGGATGTCTGGTCTGTGGGAGTGATCTTCTTCCAGTGCCTCTATGGACGCAAG CCGTTTGGTCACAACCAGTCTCAACAAGACATTCTCCAGGAAAACACCATCCTCAAAGCAACGGAGGTTCAGTTTCCTGCTAAACCACAGGCCAGCACAGAGGCCAAG GCGTTCATCCGGCGCTGTCTCGCCTACCGCAAGGAGGACAGGTTCGACGTTCACCAGCTGTGCTCGGACTCCTACCTCCTCCCGCATATGAGACGTTCAAACTCCTCCGGCTCCCTGCAGTCGTCCGCCTCCTCTCTGTCGTCCTACTGA
- the LOC122768401 gene encoding serine/threonine-protein kinase tousled-like 1-B isoform X3 encodes MSVQSNSGSGGGSLEATPSWSQLSSSPTISQHITATAKGKEGPMEELHSLDPRRQELLEARFTGAGSGNTVGSTGSTSGGAKGLANESSNHSYGSLGSSSDKESETPEKKHSESSRGRKRKADTYSESSQGKTSTRGPKISDYFDFQGGNGSSPVRGLPSARRSPQSSHSAPGLIIRQNSSSPTSLCFGEHNPKASCSKFVQTELTGLKLAALESNKSLDLEKKEGRIDDLLRANCDLRRQIDEQQKLLEKYKERLNKCITMSKKLLIEKSTQEKQSCREKSMQDRLRLGHFTTVRHGASYTEQWTDGYAFQNLIKQQEGINQQREDIERQRKLLAKRKPPNPASPSLTMASTSEPKQRKTKVVNGNDSDPFLKPSLPQLLTLAEYHEQEEIFKLRLGHLKKEEAEIQAELERLERVRNLHIRELKRINNEDSSAFKDHPTLNERYLLLHLLGRGGFSEVYKAFDLFEQRYAAVKIHQLNKNWREEKKENYHKHACREYRIHKQLDHPRIVKLYDYFSLDTDTFCTVLEFCEGNDLDFYLKQNKLMSEKEARSIVMQIVSALRYLNEIKPPIIHYDLKPGNILLVDGTACGEIKITDFGLSKIMDDDNYGVDGMDLTSQGAGTYWYLPPECFVVGKEPPKISNKVDVWSVGVIFFQCLYGRKPFGHNQSQQDILQENTILKATEVQFPAKPQASTEAKAFIRRCLAYRKEDRFDVHQLCSDSYLLPHMRRSNSSGSLQSSASSLSSY; translated from the exons ATGAGTGTCCAAAGTAACAGTGGAAGTGGTGGTGGAAGTTTGGAGGCGACGCCATCTTGGTCGCAGCTCTCCTCGTCCCCAACGATTTCTCAACATATAACGGCGACCGCGAAGGGCAAAGAAG GCCCCATGGAGGAGCTACATAGCCTGGACCCCAGgagacaggagctgctggaggccAGATTCACGGGAGCTGGCAGTGGCAACACAGTCGGCAGCACTGGGAGCACCAGTGGAGGTGCTAAG GGTCTGGCCAATGAGTCCTCCAACCACAGCTACGGCAGCCTGGGCTCATCCAGCGATAAGGAGTcagag ACTCCTGAGAAGAAGCACTCTGAATCAtccagagggaggaagaggaaagctGACACCTACTCAGAGAGTAGTCAAG GGAAGACCTCCACGCGTGGGCCCAAGATTAGCGACTATTTTGAT TTCCAGGGGGGAAACGGTTCCAGTCCAGTCAGAGGACTCCCATCAGCTCGTCGTTCTCCACAGAGCTCCCACTCTGCTCCGGGCTTAATA ATTCGGCAGAATAGCTCCTCTCCCACAAGTCTGTGCTTTGGAGAACATAATCCTAAAGCGTCCTGCAGCAAGTTTGTCCAG ACGGAGTTAACAGGGCTAAAACTTGCTGCTCTGGAAAGCAACAAGAGTCTGGACCTGGAGAAGAAAGAGGGGCGAATAGATGATCTGCTCAGG GCGAACTGTGACCTGCGCAGACAGATTGATGAACAGCAAAAACTCTTGGAGAAATACAAGGAAAGGCTCAACAAATGCATCACTATGAGCAAGAAGCTGCTCATAGAaaag AGCACTCAGGAGAAACAGTCGTGTCGTGAGAAGAGCATGCAGGACCGCCTCCGCCTCGGTCACTTCACCACCGTCAGACATGGAGCGTCCTACACAGAGCAGTGGACCGATGGATATGCATTCCAGAACCTCATCAA GCAGCAGGAGGGTATCAACCAGCAGAGGGAGGacatagagagacagaggaagctGCTGGCCAAGAGGAAGCCTCCAAACCCCGCGTCTCCCTCCCTGACAATGGCGTCCACCTCTGAACCCAAGCAACGCAAAACCAAGGTGGTCAATGGCAATGATTCAGACCCCTTCCTCAAGCCTTCCCTGCCTCAGCT ACTGACCCTCGCTGAGTACCATGAGCAGGAAGAGATCTTCAAACTCCGTCTTGGACACTTGAAGAAG GAGGAAGCGGAGATTCAAGCGGAGCTGGAGCGGTTGGAGCGCGTGAGGAACCTCCATATCAGAGAGCTGAAGAGGATCAATAACGAGGACAGCTCGGC GTTTAAAGACCATCCCACTCTGAATGAGAGGTACCTGCTGCTGCACTTGCTGGGCAGGGGCGGCTTCAGTGAAGTCTATAAG GCTTTTGACCTATTTGAGCAGCGTTATGCAGCTGTTAAAATCCACCAACTCAACAAGAactggagggaggagaaaaaggagaacTATCACAA GCATGCATGCAGGGAGTACCGGATACACAAGCAGCTGGACCATCCCAGAATAGTGAAACTGTATGACTACTTCTCTCTGGACACTGACAC CTTCTGTACGGTGCTGGAGTTCTGTGAAGGAAATGACCTGGACTTCTACCTGAAACAGAACAAGCTGATGTCGGAGAAGGAAGCGCGCTCCATCGTCATGCAGATTGTTAGCGCTCTACGCTACCTTAACGAGATCAAACCCCCCATCATTCACTACGACCTCAAACCCG GTAACATCTTGTTAGTGGATGGCACGGCATGTGGAGAGATCAAAATCACAGACTTTGGCCTGTCAAAGATCATGGACGATGATAATTACGGTGTGGATGGAATGGACCTCACGTCACAGGGGGCTGGCACTTACTg GTATCTCCCTCCTGAGTGTTTTGTGGTGGGGAAGGAGCCGCCTAAAATTTCCAACAAGGTGGATGTCTGGTCTGTGGGAGTGATCTTCTTCCAGTGCCTCTATGGACGCAAG CCGTTTGGTCACAACCAGTCTCAACAAGACATTCTCCAGGAAAACACCATCCTCAAAGCAACGGAGGTTCAGTTTCCTGCTAAACCACAGGCCAGCACAGAGGCCAAG GCGTTCATCCGGCGCTGTCTCGCCTACCGCAAGGAGGACAGGTTCGACGTTCACCAGCTGTGCTCGGACTCCTACCTCCTCCCGCATATGAGACGTTCAAACTCCTCCGGCTCCCTGCAGTCGTCCGCCTCCTCTCTGTCGTCCTACTGA